The segment TCAGCGTCCCATTTAGATAcaaatctttcaaagaaaaaaagcgGATGGGTGTCCTACAAAGATGATGGTATACTGTCATTTATATGGCAAAAGAGATACCTGATGCTACACGATTCGTATGTAGCACTTTATAAAAACGATAAACAGAATGACGATGCGATCTTGAAGATACCACTAACCAGTATTATAAGCGTAAGCAGGACTCAGTTGAAACAGTATTGTTTCGAGTTGATACGCTGCAATGACCGAAATTCTGTATCGTCAGGATCCTCGTCCTCTTTAAATGTATCATCAGACAATAactcaaaaaaatccatATACATTGCTACGAAGACAGAAAGCGATTTGCATACTTGGTTAGACGCCATTTTTGCCAAATGTCCATTATTGAGTGGTGTTTCTTCTCCAACAAACTTCACACATAAAGTTCACGTTGGTTTTGATCCAGAAACAGGTAGTTTCGTTGGCATGCCCACCAACTGGGAGAAATTACTAAAACATTCCAGAATTACAGGAGAAGATTGGAACAATAATTCAGCGGCCGTCATTCAAGTGTTGCAGTTTTATCAGGAATATAATGGAGCCGGAAACTCCACGAATACTTCAGACAAGTCTCAGAGTAGTGAAACTGCCTCCTCTCAAAAATCGCTGCCAAGCAGTTATAGCGAAAGCAAACTCAGAAATAATTCAGTAAATTCAAAGTCATCCTCAGGCGTTTCATCAGGCATGGTATCACAAAGACAAGCCCCACAACCACCAAATACCAAATCACCTGTTTCTCTAGGAAGCGGCTCACTGCCACCAATAAATACAAAATTGCCCAATAGTCAGTCAAATATTCCTAGACATTTACAAAACGTTCCTAATCAACAATATACTAAGATGAGAAACGGACATTCCCCAACCAATGGACAATTTCCTAGGGGACCAATGCATCCAAACCATTCTCAACGATCTTtgcagcaacaacagcaaaaaCAACAGCATCAACAATATCCATACCACCAGCAAGGAGCTTCTCCATCTCCCTCTACATCTTCATCTCCATTAAATCCTTATAGGCCACATCACAATATGATAAACCCCTATTCCAAGCAACCTCAATCACCATTAAGTTCACAGTCAACCCAAAACCAAGCTATACCCCGTTATGTACAAAACTCCAGTCCTACGGCCACACACTTTCAACCTCAAAGAACAGCTCCAAAACCGCCGGTATCAGCTCCAAAAGTCCCATACCCATCAAACCAAAGTGCTGCTAGTAACACACCTATACAGCATGTCGCACCTAAGAATGATCAGTCAACTCTACAAGCAATGAGGCAGGCCCCAAAGAGACCAGATGCGGATGCCAAACAACCGGCTGGCGTCACCAAACCTAAGAAGCCAACAAGGCCAACTATGTCGACTGCAGAAATAATGAGTAAGTTGAAAAGCGTCACTGTAAATGCGGACCCATCTCAATGTTTCAAAGTGATTGAGAAAGCCGGTCAAGGTGCAAGTGGTTCCGTTTACCTTGCTGAGAGGACGCATATTCCGACCGAGAGTAATATGATTGAACTTATAAACAATGAGATTGATGAACCCCATGTCGGAGATAAAGTTGCTATCAAGCAAATGGTTCTATCTAAACAACCTCGTAAAGAACTCATAGtgaatgaaattttggTTATGAAAGATTCGCGCCATAAGAATATTGTCAATTTTCTCGAGGCTTATTTAAGAACTGAAGATGACTTATGGGTTGTGATGGAGTTTATGGAAGGTGGTTCACTAACAGATATCATCGAAAGTAGCCCCACGAACGATACTTCACATTCTCCATTAACAGAACCTCAAATTGCATACATTGTCCGAGAAACTTGCCAAGGCTTGAAATTTCTGCACGATAAGCATATCATTCATAGGGATATTAAATCTGATAATGTCTTGTTAGACACTAGAGCAAGGGTAAAAATTACTGATTTCGGGTTTTGCGCTAGATTGACTGATaaaagaagcaaaagaGCCACTATGGTTGGGACACCTTACTGGATGGCACCTGAAGTTGTCAAACAACGTGAATacgatgaaaaaattgatgtATGGTCTTTGGGTATTATGACCATTGAAATGTTAGAAGGTGAACCACCATACTTAAATGAGGATCCATTAAAGGCGCTGTATTTAATTGCGACTAACGGTACGCCAAAGCTCAAGTATCCAGAAACTTTGTCTTTAGAAATTAAACGATTCCTAAGTGTTTGCCTTTGCGTAGATGTTAGATATAGGGCATCAACTGAAGAGCTTCTACACCATGGTTTCTTTAATATGGCATGTGATCCAAAGGATTTGACATCACTGTTGGAGTGGAAGGAGTGAAACCACAAAACTATTTCTCTAAGCATATCATACATACTATAATCTTATGTATCTCTTCTCGTTTAGCTATGCATACTGATGGCATAATAAATAAGTACGTTTACCTTaaaaagttcttttttggaaaaaaaatctgcTAGGGAATACGGTAATCGATCCAATGTCATTTAGTGCTACCATTTATTCTATATAATTTctaaatttattttttccaccATTGAGCTTCTAGTCTAGCTTCGTGAAGCCAAGTGATAATTCTAAAACCTTGTCTTGCAGGCCGTCCATTTTATGAGATACTGGAATTGTTCTCAAAATCAACGGACTTAATGtttgtaaattttcaacTCCAATTTGTTTGTTGCCAAGGGCCGAATTTTGATCTAAAACAACTCTTAAGATTAGACATAGCCCATTTAATAAAGTAGCTAGTTCTGTTTTGCGCAATTTTGGTATCGGTGCTCGTCCAATCAAGTATTCATCTGATATATATCTTCTAAGAGCCAAGGCGATTCTTGCAGAAAGGTAGGGAGCAGTTAACTTCCTTAATTTCTCGTTTGAGTTCAACATGAAATTTACCAAATCTTGTAAGCTCTCTAAAGAGCATTTATATTTCGTCTGAAAGCGAGGATTTGTAGTGGATCCGAATAAGCATGAAAAATCGAATGAAGATAGTTTTTGTGATAATTCAGAAAATGTACTACAATCTTGCATCAAAGCATTTTCTAActcatcaaattcatacAGAAATGAGCAGTTCCAGACGGCACTGATGAAAATGTTTAATTGCctttcattgaaaagatcaaTGATGTTCTTTTCCAGCAATATCTCCCTATATTTGGAATACTCATTCAAATCGTCTATCTCAGTTAGACTATCAAGTTCGGGGTTGATTCTTTGTAAtgtaataacaataacattTATAAACAAATCACAAAAGTTATCCTTCAACGGATTTTCTGCATCTTCTTGAAGCgacttgaaaattttatttgaCAAGTCACAAAAGCAATTAGAAGCAAGAACCCATATGGGAATTTCATCGTTAGCTGACCCCGCAATAAGCGATTTTCGCTTGATGATTTCAGCCAAGTTTTTCAGTATTCTTAAAATATGCTTTGCTTTCAGTGTGGATATCCCAAACTGGTCTATTTTTGCTATTCTATTTCTTAAGTTAGAACATGACATGTAGCTGATTGCCTCGAAAGTTGGTAGTCTGTTAAGTGAGGCTTTTGGTAGCTTTGGTCCAAGTTtctttgttattttttcccTTGTATCAAAAGCCAATATTGATATTGTActcaattgaagaaggatCAAAATATCTGTATCTTTAGAATCACTTGCCATAAAGATATCAAGACCAGATAATATGGCATTTTGCATAGAGGAGGGTTTAGTTTTATCTTGGACAAACTCAGGTAGGAGGGGATATTTTATGGCAGaattaaataaaagaagaactttTTCCACAAATTCATCTGTCATTGCATCGTATTTGGATATCAATTGGTAGAGAGAAGGGAACCCAGTGATCAGTTCGTATATACAATCGTATTCCGTTTTGTTTGAGGCGCTAGTGGAGAGATCGCTGTACGTAATATTATAGTCAGTAAATATTTCACAGcactttttcaatatatcTGATGGAACGTCCTCAATAGTtacaatttctttcaacatGGTTTGGTAATTTAATATTACAGCATTCTTGGTATTATTGGAAGTCGAAAACAACAatctttttaaaaaatctaaTAACATAGACCATTCCTTAGTGCAGGTAGTGttgtttttgaagtttttgaagTGCTCTGGATAGAGTTTGATTAAGCCTTGCAATGTTACATTTATGAAATctgtttcattttcaagttcTTCATTGGACCATTCCTTGGTAAGCAGTGGTTCAATAACTTCCAGGAAGATTAAATCCCATGGGGGGAAACAAACAGAATGGGAGTCGATaattctaaaaaaagtttgaaCAGCGCCATTTTTAACTTCTATTCTATCATCGTTGGTACAATTGattaaattcttcaagAGGTATATCCATAATCCATTGTAGAGTTCCCAATCATGAGATGAACCGGATGTGATGATTTCAATTAGTTTTTGGTTACTGATCTTTTCGGAGAAACTTCTACGTTTCTCATCATTTAAATCTAACGTATCGGGATCGAAGCGGACCCTGAGATAATCACCAACCAACCAGAATTGACtaatagaagaaaaggagatATTAAGATTTCGCTTCTGAGTTACAAAATTGACAAGCGTGTCAATAACGAATTTAATGACACTCATTGGTAAGCTCTGTAAGAAATCATCTGAAATTAGTTTAAAGACATCGTATGACACCTGAATCATGTTTTTATGCTTTTGAACAATACCCTCAAATAAAGATGAATCATCCATATCCTCATTCACGGATAAGTCAGTATCCTCAACTGTCCACTCGAACGGTGAATTAATGAtgttaaaaatatttgtCCAAGAGTTCATTAACAGTTCACCAAATTCGTTTAGAATCTCTTTTAAAGTTAGTAGcagttgaaaaagaatatctGATTCTACATTGATCGTCCCGTTGTATATTTCTTGTCTGCCAATATCGAGTTGTTTTATCGAGTTTATCGTTGCCATCAAGCTATCGATGACTAGGTTTTCCAACGTACCGAATTGTTCGACTTTGTTATCCTGTTCATCAGAGTTGCCAACCTCATTAGTGGCCTTTTTGATAATGTCTGTAAACACTCTTACGGTGTATAAACGTAAAGAATCGTTATCCATTTCACGGTTTGATATTAGCTTGATCATATAGGAGGAAATTAAACCCCAAAGTTCTTTACCGTTTTTACcaaagagaaattttttgcagtTATAAGTCGCTAATTCACCAATTTTGTTGACAAAAAATGCCTTGTTATAAATGCATGGTataatttcatcttttgcATCTAAGGGATGATAACCAATATCATTCGTTGGATTAAGATTAGTTTGTTCTAAAGTGAGGGTATTTTTTGAGTCCAAAATCAATCTTGTCAATACCAAATGAAAGGTTGAGCAGGAATAATTACTTgtactttcaaaaaattttgttagGGAGCTTTCAATTGATGTGACGTCCGATTTGGTTAGTATAGGAGGCGGTGGAATATCTTCAGAGTAAAAGCTCTCCTTGAAATCGGCTGATGGaccatatatatagtatGATATCCATTGCCATGTTAAAAATGTGTACTTCCAGCTTTCCGAATCGAAAATAGGACCTAGCGATATTGATAATGACACCAATGCCCTGAGTAAACTAACTTGCCTCGAATTAATATATCTGGGATGCAATcgccttttcttttctttatttttcacaGAATCCGCGATTGCATTATTTGAATCTTTTGTTGCATCAACGGAACTGGCCGCAATACTAGACGCAGATACATTTCTCATATGCTGATTTTTGGCTGACTTACTTGCATCGTTTAGAGGAAATTGATTCGATGAAGTAACGTTGTTTGTTATTAAAATCGAAAACAATTTCATGCATGCTCTTAATTTGTCCTTTAGTGACAGAACTCCGGCACTATGAgctaatttttgaaaagctcTCACCACCAAATGGAATATCGATGTCTCTAGGGAGGTCGAATGTAAGAATAGCTTATTTACCTCGAACAGTCCGGAAAATAGGCCATTGTAAACCTTTACGACTGTCGAATCATTTCCAGGTCCTTCCTCACATTCTTTGTCTTCGATTTTCTTCTCCAAGGGAGAGCTTTCCAGAGCAGATTTGTTCAACCCTTCGCATAAGTGGTTACAAATCGTCAGAATTAATGATATAATGTAGGTAATGTTGATGGACGGAGCGTTCGATTTGTCCAATAAATGCATAAATTTCGTTTTAACCATAGTATTCTCAGTAGTTATCAAGGGAGAATCCATTTTTTCTACTACTTTTGATGGAGCCAAGAAAGTAATGTACTCCGGAGAGTTCAGTAAGTCAATacattctttcaaaagatatTTGAAGACATGTTTTTTATCTGGGTAATTGTCATAGTCCATGTAGAGTGTATTAACGATCTCAGGGTCTTGTGATAAATCCTTGAAAAGTTCTAGCGACAGCACTCTTTGCCATCCACTTAAATTGGATTCGACGGATATACCATGGATTAACAATGACAAAATGACTTCTAATTCTAGCTCGAGTATGCTTAGGTACTCTTTTCTTATCAACAACTTTAAACAGCGACAACTCCTTACAGCGGTGGAAAAGTGTTTGGAAGAAGATATGCAACGTAGGAACAACGGAATTGCTTTAACCCTCAGTAGATATTGTAAGTCTTCACATTCTAAAAGgtttttttgattattcttcaaaatagaCTCAAGGATTTCCAGACCATAATCTATTGGGATGTCTCCAATGTCCAACAGCATATCCTCATCATTAACCGACCCATTTGAGCTTATTTCATTTAGTGAACAAATATTATCGAACAATTTGTTAGCATCGTATCTATAAACATTGACTTTAATTGCTTCACTATTACTTATGAGGACTTCATATTGTTTGTCATCCACTACCGAGTCAATGGAAAGTCTATCGAATATTTCATCGATCAACTGTTGTAAAGTGGCACTCGCTGTACCCACTACTACAGGTGCCTTATTAGGTACATGTAGCAGATTTGAGCAACATAGCAACAGCTTCTTACAAAGCGGCCCATAGATGAACTTCCCGTAcgtcttgaaaaaaatgggtaCCACCTGTAAAACCTTTAATTGAATCTCCATGGCGAGATGGGTAGCCTCAATGAAGGCATCCAGTATTTCAGACAACCGACTTCTGGGAATAGATGGAACGGTTGACAGGCCCTGCAGGCATTGCATTGCCAAAGTCGTCATCTTGGCATTCCTTGATTGGCAAGCCAACACAAAAGGAAGCGCAAAATCTGGATGTCTTTCCAGCTCCTCAAAACTATGTACCCTTTTCAGGATCTCGATGGATTTATCACTGGCATGGCGAATGgttgaatttcttcttttcgatTCGGAAGACAAAGAACGCAGTTCTGCCTCAAGTTGCCTTTGCATTGAGGCAAACCCTCCAGTATTCATAGTCATATGATTGATGTGCAACAAGTCCAGTTGGTTTATTCTCTTTGAAAGTCACTTGTATAGCGCAAATATCTACAGGCCTTATTTAGCTGGGCTTAGGTCACCTTAATTATTAACACGGGCGATTTAAAGGTCATCCACGACGACCAGACGGCTTTATCAGAAAGTGGGATTAGGAAGACTTCGCAATGACTTTATGCTGAATAAAAACAGGAGGTTTGAGGTACTCTGAGACTCGATCGGAAAGGAGTATTTGTTAGCTGCTAGGACGATAACGGTATACCCCTTTAGTGCGCTTTATTTTGGGTAAAAGCAGACCGTATCATTATATCATTGCGGAAGTAGTGAGATTTAGTCGCACGTTACGTTATGGAATATCAAGCGCTTCGAAGACTGGTGTTGTATTACCCCAAGGTCGTCCGACATAGTAATCTTAGGCATAATATGACCACAGTGACCTGTAGGCATATGTCAGGCAAGGGTGGAGGAAGAGATGAGAAAGGCGATtgtaatgaagaaaaggattcCTCTAAAGAGTTGGGGAGGGTGCCGTCGAAAATGAAACGAGCATATGATGGTGAGACAGTTGTTAAAGAGGGTGATTCGCGTGCTAGCTCGGTGCTGCAGCAGAGAAAGCAGCCCGCAGATATCACATGTAATAGCAGGTCGAGAATATCCGGCTCTAATTTACATTTGTTGGTCCCTAAAGTTGCCTCTACAGACTGTATCCCGAATAAAGAGGTGCATACAGAGGGCCTGTTTGCCGGCTATCGACCTTTATTTTTAGGAAACTCAAGTTTCCCTTCTGATGCGAGGAAGGGTAAAAACTTTCATGAATTAGACGACGTTCTTCCCAATATACAGGTGGTGGATGCTTCTGAGAAGGATGGCAAACTTAACGTGCAGGAGATTATTGAGGACTTACAAAGGACAAGTTTGAGAGAAAGCATTAATAGTATGG is part of the Saccharomyces paradoxus chromosome XIV, complete sequence genome and harbors:
- the CLA4 gene encoding serine/threonine protein kinase CLA4 (Cdc42p-activated signal transducing kinase~similar to YNL298W) — encoded protein: MSLSAAANKISDNDFQNIGPAPRPPSSNSQGRTGYNQTQPITKLMSQLDLTSASHLDTNLSKKKSGWVSYKDDGILSFIWQKRYLMLHDSYVALYKNDKQNDDAILKIPLTSIISVSRTQLKQYCFELIRCNDRNSVSSGSSSSLNVSSDNNSKKSIYIATKTESDLHTWLDAIFAKCPLLSGVSSPTNFTHKVHVGFDPETGSFVGMPTNWEKLLKHSRITGEDWNNNSAAVIQVLQFYQEYNGAGNSTNTSDKSQSSETASSQKSLPSSYSESKLRNNSVNSKSSSGVSSGMVSQRQAPQPPNTKSPVSLGSGSLPPINTKLPNSQSNIPRHLQNVPNQQYTKMRNGHSPTNGQFPRGPMHPNHSQRSLQQQQQKQQHQQYPYHQQGASPSPSTSSSPLNPYRPHHNMINPYSKQPQSPLSSQSTQNQAIPRYVQNSSPTATHFQPQRTAPKPPVSAPKVPYPSNQSAASNTPIQHVAPKNDQSTLQAMRQAPKRPDADAKQPAGVTKPKKPTRPTMSTAEIMSKLKSVTVNADPSQCFKVIEKAGQGASGSVYLAERTHIPTESNMIELINNEIDEPHVGDKVAIKQMVLSKQPRKELIVNEILVMKDSRHKNIVNFLEAYLRTEDDLWVVMEFMEGGSLTDIIESSPTNDTSHSPLTEPQIAYIVRETCQGLKFLHDKHIIHRDIKSDNVLLDTRARVKITDFGFCARLTDKRSKRATMVGTPYWMAPEVVKQREYDEKIDVWSLGIMTIEMLEGEPPYLNEDPLKALYLIATNGTPKLKYPETLSLEIKRFLSVCLCVDVRYRASTEELLHHGFFNMACDPKDLTSLLEWKE
- the MON2 gene encoding Mon2p (Protein with a role in endocytosis and vacuole integrity~similar to YNL297C), producing MTMNTGGFASMQRQLEAELRSLSSESKRRNSTIRHASDKSIEILKRVHSFEELERHPDFALPFVLACQSRNAKMTTLAMQCLQGLSTVPSIPRSRLSEILDAFIEATHLAMEIQLKVLQVVPIFFKTYGKFIYGPLCKKLLLCCSNLLHVPNKAPVVVGTASATLQQLIDEIFDRLSIDSVVDDKQYEVLISNSEAIKVNVYRYDANKLFDNICSLNEISSNGSVNDEDMLLDIGDIPIDYGLEILESILKNNQKNLLECEDLQYLLRVKAIPLFLRCISSSKHFSTAVRSCRCLKLLIRKEYLSILELELEVILSLLIHGISVESNLSGWQRVLSLELFKDLSQDPEIVNTLYMDYDNYPDKKHVFKYLLKECIDLLNSPEYITFLAPSKVVEKMDSPLITTENTMVKTKFMHLLDKSNAPSINITYIISLILTICNHLCEGLNKSALESSPLEKKIEDKECEEGPGNDSTVVKVYNGLFSGLFEVNKLFLHSTSLETSIFHLVVRAFQKLAHSAGVLSLKDKLRACMKLFSILITNNVTSSNQFPLNDASKSAKNQHMRNVSASSIAASSVDATKDSNNAIADSVKNKEKKRRLHPRYINSRQVSLLRALVSLSISLGPIFDSESWKYTFLTWQWISYYIYGPSADFKESFYSEDIPPPPILTKSDVTSIESSLTKFFESTSNYSCSTFHLVLTRLILDSKNTLTLEQTNLNPTNDIGYHPLDAKDEIIPCIYNKAFFVNKIGELATYNCKKFLFGKNGKELWGLISSYMIKLISNREMDNDSLRLYTVRVFTDIIKKATNEVGNSDEQDNKVEQFGTLENLVIDSLMATINSIKQLDIGRQEIYNGTINVESDILFQLLLTLKEILNEFGELLMNSWTNIFNIINSPFEWTVEDTDLSVNEDMDDSSLFEGIVQKHKNMIQVSYDVFKLISDDFLQSLPMSVIKFVIDTLVNFVTQKRNLNISFSSISQFWLVGDYLRVRFDPDTLDLNDEKRRSFSEKISNQKLIEIITSGSSHDWELYNGLWIYLLKNLINCTNDDRIEVKNGAVQTFFRIIDSHSVCFPPWDLIFLEVIEPLLTKEWSNEELENETDFINVTLQGLIKLYPEHFKNFKNNTTCTKEWSMLLDFLKRLLFSTSNNTKNAVILNYQTMLKEIVTIEDVPSDILKKCCEIFTDYNITYSDLSTSASNKTEYDCIYELITGFPSLYQLISKYDAMTDEFVEKVLLLFNSAIKYPLLPEFVQDKTKPSSMQNAILSGLDIFMASDSKDTDILILLQLSTISILAFDTREKITKKLGPKLPKASLNRLPTFEAISYMSCSNLRNRIAKIDQFGISTLKAKHILRILKNLAEIIKRKSLIAGSANDEIPIWVLASNCFCDLSNKIFKSLQEDAENPLKDNFCDLFINVIVITLQRINPELDSLTEIDDLNEYSKYREILLEKNIIDLFNERQLNIFISAVWNCSFLYEFDELENALMQDCSTFSELSQKLSSFDFSCLFGSTTNPRFQTKYKCSLESLQDLVNFMLNSNEKLRKLTAPYLSARIALALRRYISDEYLIGRAPIPKLRKTELATLLNGLCLILRVVLDQNSALGNKQIGVENLQTLSPLILRTIPVSHKMDGLQDKVLELSLGFTKLD